One Halobaculum roseum DNA segment encodes these proteins:
- a CDS encoding glutaredoxin family protein has product MSITLYALDGCPWCEKVHDALQEADVEYETIWTEALHSKRDEVARVSGQRGVPVLVDDEHGVTMNESANILEYVERTLA; this is encoded by the coding sequence ATGTCCATTACGCTGTACGCGCTGGACGGCTGTCCGTGGTGCGAGAAGGTCCACGACGCGCTACAGGAGGCCGACGTCGAGTACGAGACGATCTGGACCGAGGCCCTGCACTCGAAGCGCGACGAGGTCGCCCGCGTCAGCGGGCAGCGCGGCGTCCCCGTGCTCGTCGACGACGAGCACGGCGTGACGATGAACGAGTCGGCGAACATCCTCGAGTACGTCGAGCGAACGCTCGCCTGA
- a CDS encoding cob(I)yrinic acid a,c-diamide adenosyltransferase — protein MPIYTGRGDEGKTDLRDMSRVSKTSPRIEAYGTVDEANALIGTIRPTGYDDVDEMLRAVQDHLHVLQADFANPDPDEGDPVVRERHTDQLEDWIDELDEELEPLRSFVLPSGSEAGAKLHHARTVVRRAERRAVDLADDEPVNAEAVAYLNRLSDALFTFARVVNARDGVPEDAPDYE, from the coding sequence ATGCCCATCTACACCGGCCGCGGCGACGAGGGGAAGACCGACCTCCGCGACATGTCGCGGGTGTCGAAGACCTCCCCCCGAATCGAGGCGTACGGCACCGTCGACGAGGCGAACGCGCTCATCGGGACGATCCGCCCGACGGGGTACGACGACGTGGACGAGATGCTGCGCGCGGTGCAGGACCACCTCCACGTCCTCCAGGCGGACTTCGCAAACCCCGACCCCGACGAGGGCGACCCGGTGGTGCGCGAGCGCCACACCGACCAGTTGGAGGACTGGATCGACGAGCTGGACGAGGAGCTGGAGCCGCTCCGGAGCTTCGTGCTCCCCTCGGGAAGCGAGGCGGGCGCGAAGCTCCACCACGCGCGGACGGTCGTGCGCCGGGCCGAGCGCCGCGCGGTCGATCTGGCGGACGACGAGCCGGTGAACGCCGAGGCAGTGGCGTACCTCAACCGCCTGTCGGACGCGCTGTTCACGTTCGCGCGGGTCGTCAACGCCCGCGACGGCGTCCCCGAGGACGCCCCGGACTACGAGTAG
- a CDS encoding DUF7553 family protein — translation MSKHFEDARYYLGRAADHAKEGVKEELEPVEERVRELVGREKEPEPSRLDRLEADLTELSRKAEGEAKEAVQQARERLDEYRSGRSSE, via the coding sequence ATGTCCAAGCACTTCGAGGACGCGCGATACTACCTCGGCCGTGCGGCGGACCACGCGAAGGAGGGGGTAAAGGAGGAGCTCGAACCGGTCGAAGAGCGGGTTCGCGAACTCGTGGGGCGCGAGAAGGAGCCGGAGCCATCGCGGCTCGACCGGCTCGAAGCCGATCTGACGGAGCTGTCGAGGAAGGCGGAGGGCGAGGCGAAGGAGGCCGTCCAGCAGGCGCGCGAGCGCCTCGACGAGTATCGGTCCGGGCGAAGCTCGGAGTAA
- a CDS encoding ribbon-helix-helix domain-containing protein, giving the protein MTKIEVDLPDRIDSEISRLAEQGEFLNRNEAIEDFLTRGLKAYDVENDTTGDGEADGDLFTDAIDEQQDPAALDDDMGDEPTF; this is encoded by the coding sequence GTGACGAAGATCGAAGTCGACCTGCCCGATCGAATCGACAGCGAGATCTCGCGGCTCGCCGAGCAGGGGGAGTTCCTCAACCGCAACGAGGCCATCGAGGACTTCCTCACCCGCGGTCTCAAGGCGTACGACGTGGAGAACGATACGACCGGCGATGGGGAGGCCGACGGCGACCTCTTCACCGACGCCATCGACGAACAACAGGACCCCGCCGCCCTCGACGACGACATGGGCGACGAGCCGACCTTCTGA
- a CDS encoding M48 family metallopeptidase — MPGPSTIDLAGETVAYDVRYSSRAERSRIDVGLDGVTVVIPDGAVVDPAEVLTSHAEWVVDREREAAARRADLPERRFEAAAAFPYLGVDREVAVETRPYSVVDGDAIRLAAHHVDETSVKRALETLYRRLARERFEALAERHAAAMGVDYDRIEVRNQRTKWGSCSTTGTISLNWRLMLAPPRISEYVVVHELAHRRELNHSDAFWAIVEEHDPAYEAHREWLRENGLRLVFDPSDL, encoded by the coding sequence ATGCCCGGGCCGTCGACGATCGATCTCGCGGGCGAGACCGTCGCCTACGATGTCCGATACAGCTCGCGCGCCGAGCGCTCCCGCATCGACGTGGGGCTCGACGGCGTGACCGTCGTGATCCCGGACGGCGCGGTCGTCGACCCCGCCGAGGTGCTCACCTCGCACGCCGAGTGGGTCGTCGACCGCGAGCGCGAGGCCGCGGCCCGGCGGGCGGACCTCCCCGAGCGCCGCTTCGAGGCCGCCGCGGCGTTCCCGTACCTCGGCGTCGACCGCGAGGTCGCCGTCGAGACGCGGCCGTACTCGGTCGTCGACGGCGACGCGATCCGGCTGGCGGCCCACCACGTGGACGAGACCTCGGTGAAGCGCGCGCTGGAGACGCTGTATCGACGGCTCGCCCGGGAGCGGTTCGAGGCGCTCGCCGAGCGCCACGCGGCGGCGATGGGGGTCGACTACGACCGGATCGAGGTGCGAAACCAGCGGACGAAGTGGGGAAGCTGCTCGACGACGGGGACGATCAGCCTCAACTGGCGGTTGATGCTCGCGCCGCCGCGGATCAGCGAGTACGTGGTGGTCCACGAGCTCGCGCACCGTCGGGAGCTGAACCACTCCGACGCGTTCTGGGCGATCGTCGAGGAACACGACCCGGCGTACGAGGCCCACCGCGAGTGGCTGCGTGAGAACGGCCTCCGTCTGGTGTTCGATCCGTCCGACCTGTGA
- a CDS encoding response regulator: protein MARRILIVDDSGFQRTLIRGILEDDFEVVGEAENGSEAVELFEETRPDLVTMDIMMPEVNGIEATSDIKERDPGTCVVMCTSVEQRDQMKQAVKAGADGYVTKPVEEDTLRSEVESALAS, encoded by the coding sequence ATGGCGAGACGGATCCTCATCGTGGACGACTCCGGGTTCCAGCGCACGCTCATCCGGGGGATCCTCGAGGACGACTTCGAGGTCGTGGGAGAGGCCGAGAACGGGTCGGAGGCGGTCGAGCTGTTCGAGGAGACCAGGCCGGACCTGGTCACGATGGACATCATGATGCCCGAGGTGAACGGCATCGAGGCGACCAGCGACATCAAGGAGCGCGACCCCGGCACGTGCGTCGTGATGTGTACCAGCGTCGAACAGCGCGATCAGATGAAGCAGGCGGTGAAAGCCGGCGCCGACGGTTACGTCACGAAGCCGGTCGAGGAGGATACGCTGCGCTCGGAAGTCGAGAGCGCGCTCGCGTCGTAG
- a CDS encoding CopG family ribbon-helix-helix protein — protein MGVVSVSMPDSLVDRIDEFTDEHGYTGRSEFLREAARDLLGEFEDRKLEDRELMGIVTVVFDYEGTAVEERMMRLRHEHEEIVASNFHSHVGDHNCMELFILEGNLEQISTFVGKIRATTDTKTVDYSVTPIGDAEGIV, from the coding sequence ATGGGCGTCGTCAGCGTCTCGATGCCGGACAGCCTCGTCGACCGGATCGACGAGTTCACCGATGAACACGGCTACACCGGACGAAGCGAGTTCCTCCGGGAGGCGGCCAGGGACCTCCTCGGGGAGTTCGAGGACCGCAAGCTCGAGGACCGCGAGCTGATGGGGATCGTCACCGTCGTGTTCGACTACGAGGGGACGGCCGTCGAGGAGCGCATGATGCGGCTGCGCCACGAGCACGAGGAGATCGTCGCCTCGAACTTCCACAGCCACGTCGGCGATCACAACTGCATGGAGCTGTTCATCCTCGAAGGGAACCTGGAGCAGATCTCGACGTTCGTCGGAAAGATCCGCGCGACGACCGACACCAAGACGGTCGACTACTCTGTCACGCCCATCGGCGACGCCGAGGGGATCGTTTGA
- a CDS encoding CBS domain-containing protein, translating into MDISNIAVPEFVEVDAGKRLGKIRAIFERENPKGIIVMEDGEYAGVIGERELINSRVDDDTRAAALMKSAPEVARTEDVREVARVLVEGNVKVAPVYEGEKLYGIVTVDAILSAVLDNLDALTVEDIYTEDVVTVTEDAHVGQAINRLRENGISRLPVVNEGGRLEGILTTHDIVDFVVRDGERQGRGDRRGDLDRMLDLPVYDMMSSPVLTVTAAKSVREAVELMMDNDISGLVVTPEERDDLVAGVLTKTDVLRALTFTEEDAMDVQVTNVRLLDTLSREDIRNSIGQVSDKYQEMRVLHAHVRFHEHKEKLRGTPLIQAQIRLRTTHGQVAGSGEGYGAEHAFHVALDKLERNVLEVKGVTADERYRGQLLRKLGEL; encoded by the coding sequence ATGGACATTTCAAACATCGCCGTGCCGGAGTTCGTAGAGGTGGACGCGGGCAAACGACTCGGAAAGATCCGCGCCATCTTCGAACGCGAGAATCCGAAGGGAATCATCGTGATGGAGGACGGCGAATACGCGGGCGTCATCGGCGAACGGGAGCTGATCAACTCCCGCGTCGACGACGACACGCGGGCGGCGGCGCTGATGAAGTCCGCCCCGGAGGTCGCCCGCACCGAGGACGTACGCGAGGTCGCGCGTGTGCTGGTCGAGGGGAACGTCAAGGTCGCGCCCGTCTACGAGGGCGAGAAGCTGTACGGCATCGTCACCGTCGACGCCATCCTCTCGGCGGTTCTCGACAACCTGGACGCGCTGACCGTCGAGGACATCTACACCGAGGACGTGGTCACCGTCACGGAGGACGCACACGTCGGCCAGGCGATCAACCGCCTGCGCGAGAACGGCATCTCGCGGCTCCCGGTCGTCAACGAGGGCGGCCGCCTGGAGGGCATCCTCACGACCCACGACATCGTGGACTTCGTCGTCCGCGACGGCGAGCGCCAGGGTCGCGGCGACCGGCGCGGCGACCTCGACCGCATGCTCGACCTGCCGGTGTACGACATGATGTCGTCGCCGGTGCTCACCGTCACCGCCGCGAAGTCGGTGCGCGAGGCGGTCGAGCTGATGATGGACAACGACATCAGCGGCCTCGTCGTCACCCCCGAGGAGCGCGACGACCTCGTCGCGGGCGTGCTCACCAAGACCGACGTGCTGCGCGCGCTCACGTTCACCGAGGAGGACGCGATGGACGTGCAGGTGACGAACGTCCGCCTGCTCGATACGCTCTCGCGCGAGGACATCCGCAACTCGATCGGCCAGGTGTCGGACAAGTACCAGGAGATGCGCGTGCTTCACGCGCACGTCCGCTTCCACGAGCACAAGGAGAAGCTCCGGGGCACGCCGCTCATCCAGGCGCAGATCCGCCTGCGCACCACCCACGGCCAGGTCGCCGGCTCCGGCGAGGGGTACGGCGCCGAGCACGCCTTCCATGTCGCGCTCGACAAGCTGGAGCGCAACGTCCTCGAAGTGAAGGGCGTCACCGCCGACGAGCGCTACCGCGGTCAGCTCCTCCGGAAGCTCGGCGAGCTGTAA
- a CDS encoding rod shape-determining protein, whose translation MAAESESADDDSFESSNPTPIGVKLGSTRTVLRYPEEPESDDLTTVRTLTCLALYEDAITGSEKALFGEQAAAEYPDRVEYMLRSGLPEDDERAELAGRFFRELLSANGVPSDSAVVYAIPTMDNDAGLENLTEVIESSDIGAHTMRAYPESLCGAIPAMGGGVEAVDDVFISVNMGSTNLEACAYRRGDQLVPFSTGSVTGNDVDRRIVANVEEETQGRVHVDLTTAREYKEDHGNVGDFEPFSDVIQQPGGGSHEFTIEDSVVDALDWYLDAAVDEVANEFLPELANDYMKVYQLSLNNDIAVTGGMACIPGLAEEFERRLSAELDRDVNVVVPDEPDLAAAEGARRIADKLAGQ comes from the coding sequence ATGGCAGCAGAATCCGAATCCGCAGACGACGACAGTTTCGAGTCGAGTAATCCGACCCCCATCGGCGTGAAGCTCGGGTCCACGCGGACCGTGCTCCGGTACCCCGAGGAGCCCGAGAGCGACGACCTCACCACGGTGCGAACGCTCACGTGTCTCGCGCTGTACGAGGACGCGATCACCGGGAGCGAGAAGGCCCTGTTCGGGGAGCAGGCAGCCGCCGAGTACCCCGACCGCGTCGAGTACATGCTCCGCTCCGGGCTGCCGGAGGACGACGAGCGCGCGGAGCTCGCGGGCCGGTTCTTCCGCGAGCTGCTCTCGGCCAACGGCGTCCCCTCGGACTCGGCGGTCGTGTACGCAATCCCGACGATGGACAACGACGCCGGGCTGGAGAACCTCACCGAGGTCATCGAGTCCTCGGACATCGGCGCCCACACCATGCGCGCGTACCCCGAGTCGCTGTGTGGCGCCATCCCCGCGATGGGCGGCGGCGTCGAGGCCGTCGACGACGTGTTCATCTCAGTGAACATGGGGTCGACGAACCTCGAGGCGTGCGCCTACCGCCGCGGCGATCAGCTCGTGCCCTTCTCCACCGGCTCGGTGACGGGCAACGACGTGGACCGCCGCATCGTCGCCAACGTCGAGGAGGAGACGCAGGGGCGCGTCCACGTCGACCTGACGACCGCCCGCGAGTACAAGGAGGACCACGGCAACGTCGGGGACTTCGAGCCGTTCTCGGACGTGATCCAGCAGCCCGGCGGCGGCTCCCACGAGTTCACCATCGAGGACAGCGTCGTCGACGCGCTCGACTGGTACCTCGACGCCGCCGTCGACGAGGTCGCCAACGAGTTCCTCCCCGAGCTCGCCAACGACTACATGAAGGTGTACCAGCTCTCGCTGAACAACGACATCGCCGTCACCGGCGGCATGGCGTGCATCCCCGGGCTCGCCGAGGAGTTCGAGCGCCGGCTCAGCGCGGAGCTCGACCGCGACGTGAACGTGGTCGTGCCCGACGAGCCCGACCTCGCGGCCGCGGAGGGCGCTCGGCGCATCGCCGACAAGCTCGCCGGCCAGTAA
- a CDS encoding FlaD/FlaE family flagellar protein translates to MLRPSDYDPKELRALTGAAAPTHADEEPDRWTQPDDFLGRADARVRAAQVEDAFLLQAAAGGASRPYLPSLPDSVVGTQLVLDWLRYLVGVGGRERAREALAFYRDVEWLDESVEDALAAYLEAFDDTDGSRLTVGHHRTSLLFVARLAALR, encoded by the coding sequence ATGCTCAGACCGAGCGATTACGACCCGAAGGAGTTGCGAGCGTTGACGGGAGCGGCGGCGCCGACGCACGCCGACGAGGAACCCGACCGGTGGACGCAGCCGGACGATTTCCTCGGTCGAGCGGACGCGCGCGTGCGGGCGGCGCAGGTGGAAGACGCCTTCCTCCTTCAGGCGGCGGCCGGCGGCGCGAGCAGGCCCTACCTGCCGAGTCTTCCGGACTCGGTGGTCGGGACCCAGCTCGTGCTCGACTGGTTACGCTACCTCGTCGGCGTCGGCGGGCGCGAACGCGCCCGCGAGGCGCTCGCCTTCTATCGGGACGTGGAGTGGCTCGACGAGTCCGTCGAGGACGCCCTCGCGGCGTACCTCGAGGCCTTCGACGACACCGACGGCTCGCGGCTCACCGTCGGCCACCATCGCACGAGCCTGCTGTTCGTCGCCCGCCTCGCCGCGCTCCGATAA
- a CDS encoding alanyl-tRNA editing protein: protein MTEQLYLADSTVGEFEATVERALDERVVLDRTHFYPTGGGQPNDTGTVRVLDGSDETADEFAVTDVEKTDTVYHHLDGAAPPEGTRVRGVLDWDRRRAHMRYHTAQHLLSAVLLDDFGARTVGNQLYADRARLDAEHPKFSETDLADIEARMNALVDDALPVRHYTMDREVAEAELDTERTRIDLLPSSITELRIVEIGDADDPFDRTACAGTHVGATDAIGEVTVEGRTTQGGEKERVEFTLADA from the coding sequence GTGACCGAACAGCTGTATCTCGCAGACAGCACCGTCGGGGAGTTCGAGGCGACCGTCGAGCGCGCGCTCGACGAGCGCGTCGTGCTCGACCGGACGCACTTCTACCCGACCGGCGGCGGCCAGCCCAACGACACGGGAACGGTGCGCGTTCTCGACGGGAGCGACGAGACGGCCGACGAGTTCGCCGTCACCGACGTGGAGAAGACCGACACCGTCTACCACCACCTCGACGGCGCGGCGCCGCCCGAGGGTACGCGCGTCCGCGGCGTCCTCGACTGGGACCGTCGGCGCGCGCACATGCGCTATCACACCGCACAGCACCTCCTCTCGGCGGTCCTGCTGGACGACTTCGGCGCGCGGACGGTCGGCAACCAACTGTACGCCGACCGCGCGCGCCTCGACGCGGAGCACCCGAAGTTCTCCGAGACCGACCTGGCCGACATCGAGGCGCGCATGAACGCCCTCGTCGACGACGCGCTTCCCGTGCGCCACTACACGATGGACCGGGAGGTCGCTGAGGCGGAGCTCGACACCGAGCGCACGCGGATCGACCTGCTTCCGAGTTCGATCACGGAGCTTCGGATCGTGGAAATCGGTGACGCGGACGACCCGTTCGACCGCACCGCCTGCGCGGGCACCCACGTCGGCGCGACCGACGCGATCGGCGAGGTGACCGTCGAGGGCCGGACGACGCAGGGCGGCGAGAAGGAACGCGTGGAGTTCACGCTCGCGGACGCGTGA
- a CDS encoding HD domain-containing protein, protein MGVEIKGSRVTAEEFADMEHFVREYLAASVESEDDGGRMRWYPWHSAEYRFNHILNVVDIAERIAAKEGADADVVRVAALFHDVSKLEADQDVHAEEGARVARQYLETHGDYPESFVAEVCSSVEDHSYQGPLSDLSLETQCLIEADLLDKVGANGTALMILRMGYEARTHMDAAEMVQRVLERGREHASRVESDTAESIAHERIKRVKWFREWLEDEVREMSHEREFDDV, encoded by the coding sequence GTGGGCGTCGAAATAAAGGGTTCGCGCGTCACCGCCGAGGAGTTCGCGGACATGGAGCACTTCGTCCGCGAGTACCTCGCGGCGTCCGTCGAGAGCGAGGACGACGGCGGCCGCATGCGGTGGTACCCGTGGCACTCCGCGGAGTACCGATTCAACCACATCCTGAACGTCGTCGACATCGCCGAGCGGATCGCGGCCAAGGAGGGCGCCGACGCCGACGTGGTGCGCGTGGCCGCGCTGTTTCACGACGTGTCGAAGCTGGAGGCCGACCAGGACGTCCACGCCGAGGAGGGCGCCCGCGTCGCCCGGCAGTACCTCGAAACCCACGGCGACTACCCGGAGTCGTTCGTCGCCGAGGTGTGCTCGTCCGTCGAGGACCACTCCTACCAGGGGCCGCTGTCGGACCTGTCGCTGGAGACGCAGTGTCTCATCGAGGCGGACCTGCTCGACAAGGTCGGCGCCAACGGCACCGCGCTCATGATCCTCCGGATGGGCTACGAGGCGCGCACGCACATGGACGCCGCCGAGATGGTCCAGCGCGTGCTGGAGCGCGGTCGCGAGCACGCCTCACGCGTCGAGAGCGACACCGCCGAGTCCATCGCCCACGAGCGCATCAAGCGCGTGAAGTGGTTCCGAGAGTGGCTGGAGGACGAGGTGAGGGAGATGAGCCACGAGCGCGAGTTCGACGACGTCTGA
- a CDS encoding NAD-dependent epimerase/dehydratase family protein: MVNTALVIGGTRFIGRHVVDDLLDHDYEVAIFNRGNHQNPFEEREEVTHVEGDRRDDTDLKAAALSVTPDIVIDCVAYYPEDVRVATDVLSDVDGYAYISSGAAYGVEEIPKREGETELCECTDEQATDDSHDSYGPRKAEGDRAIFAAAEDGVNAMAVRPCIVYGPHDYTERLDYWIDRVLNHDRVVVPGDGQNLWHRAYVEDVASALRIVAEEGEAGEAYNVGDRRLVTMEEMVDLIADAADADVEVVHAGARELAAADLSPDDFILYREYPHVLDTNKLAALGWESTPLGEAMERTVAEHRESDRDGSEHDPGRDAEERVLGVLDTL; encoded by the coding sequence ATGGTAAACACCGCGCTCGTCATCGGCGGCACCCGATTCATCGGGCGACACGTCGTCGACGACCTGCTCGACCACGACTACGAGGTGGCGATCTTCAACCGCGGCAACCACCAGAACCCGTTCGAGGAGCGCGAGGAAGTGACCCACGTCGAGGGCGACCGCCGCGACGACACGGACCTGAAGGCGGCGGCCCTCTCGGTGACGCCCGACATCGTGATCGACTGCGTCGCCTACTACCCGGAGGACGTGCGCGTCGCCACGGACGTGCTCTCCGATGTCGACGGCTACGCGTACATCTCCTCGGGGGCGGCCTACGGCGTCGAGGAGATCCCGAAGCGCGAGGGCGAGACGGAACTGTGCGAGTGCACCGACGAGCAGGCGACCGACGACTCCCACGACTCCTACGGCCCGCGCAAGGCCGAGGGCGACCGCGCGATCTTCGCGGCCGCCGAGGACGGCGTGAACGCGATGGCGGTCCGCCCGTGTATCGTCTACGGCCCGCACGACTACACCGAGCGGCTGGACTACTGGATCGACCGCGTGCTGAACCACGACCGCGTGGTCGTCCCCGGCGACGGCCAGAACCTCTGGCACCGCGCGTACGTCGAGGACGTGGCGAGCGCGCTGCGGATCGTCGCCGAGGAGGGCGAGGCCGGCGAGGCGTACAACGTCGGCGATCGCCGGCTCGTGACGATGGAGGAGATGGTCGACCTGATCGCGGACGCCGCCGACGCCGACGTGGAGGTCGTCCACGCCGGCGCGCGCGAGCTCGCGGCGGCCGACCTCTCGCCGGACGACTTCATCCTCTACCGCGAGTACCCCCACGTCCTCGACACGAACAAGCTCGCGGCGCTCGGCTGGGAGTCGACGCCCCTCGGGGAGGCGATGGAGCGGACCGTCGCCGAGCACCGCGAGAGCGACCGCGACGGGAGCGAACACGACCCGGGCCGCGATGCCGAGGAGCGCGTGCTCGGCGTGCTGGACACGCTGTGA
- a CDS encoding DUF7313 family protein, giving the protein MLPSPLEFLVPLGALESVADVLPFAILAVVLVNVVTRLLAQRSFERAAAEGDDDEALSRYLPHEIVNVLLVLLSFAFMVVEPHGGMVLSVLVVGMVISDFFEYESRRVEARNDLEMDKPNSAIVASALVIAYAGYQALFFLIEPIWSSII; this is encoded by the coding sequence ATGTTACCGTCACCGCTGGAGTTCCTCGTCCCGCTCGGGGCGTTGGAGTCCGTGGCGGATGTGCTGCCGTTCGCCATCCTCGCGGTCGTGCTCGTGAACGTGGTCACCAGGCTGCTCGCACAGCGGAGCTTCGAGCGGGCCGCCGCCGAGGGGGACGACGACGAGGCGCTGAGCCGGTACCTCCCCCACGAGATCGTGAACGTGCTGCTCGTCCTGCTGTCGTTCGCGTTCATGGTCGTCGAACCGCACGGGGGGATGGTGCTGTCCGTGCTCGTCGTCGGGATGGTCATCTCCGACTTCTTCGAGTACGAGTCCCGCCGCGTCGAGGCGCGCAACGACCTGGAGATGGACAAGCCCAACAGCGCGATCGTCGCCTCCGCGCTCGTGATCGCGTACGCCGGCTACCAGGCCCTGTTCTTCCTCATCGAGCCGATCTGGAGCTCGATCATCTGA
- a CDS encoding ATP-NAD kinase — MTDFRAALAGDDGTLREAVEAAGSAVVAADADPDAVVTLGERALVEAALGDPRAPILPVDGGGGRHSIPRVDAEAALAAVAEGAGRTESRATLSVTVGGDRRARAVLDATLMTAEPARISEYAVRADDDPEPVARVRSDGVVVATPAGSSGYARAAGGSVLSPGTGLSVVPVSPFATTVDTWVLDDEVVLRVERDDCDVRLIVDGEAVGVVEPNADVRVAVDGAVPFLRVPLPDRPRRTRR; from the coding sequence ATGACCGACTTCCGCGCGGCGCTGGCCGGCGACGACGGGACCCTTCGGGAGGCCGTCGAGGCCGCCGGCAGCGCGGTCGTCGCCGCCGACGCCGACCCGGACGCGGTCGTCACCCTCGGCGAGCGCGCGCTCGTCGAGGCGGCGCTCGGCGACCCGCGGGCGCCGATCCTGCCGGTCGACGGCGGCGGCGGCCGCCACTCGATCCCGCGGGTCGACGCCGAGGCCGCGCTCGCGGCCGTCGCCGAGGGGGCGGGCCGGACGGAGTCGCGAGCGACGCTGTCGGTGACCGTCGGCGGCGACCGACGCGCGCGCGCCGTGCTGGACGCGACGCTGATGACGGCCGAGCCGGCGCGCATCTCCGAGTACGCCGTCCGCGCGGACGACGACCCCGAGCCGGTCGCCCGCGTCCGGTCGGACGGGGTCGTCGTCGCGACGCCGGCGGGGTCGAGCGGATACGCGCGCGCCGCCGGCGGCTCCGTGCTCTCGCCCGGAACCGGACTGTCGGTGGTTCCCGTCTCGCCGTTCGCGACGACGGTCGACACGTGGGTGCTCGACGACGAGGTCGTCCTGCGCGTCGAGCGCGACGACTGCGACGTGCGCCTGATCGTCGACGGCGAGGCCGTCGGCGTCGTCGAGCCGAACGCGGACGTCCGCGTCGCCGTCGACGGCGCCGTGCCGTTCCTCCGGGTGCCGCTCCCCGATCGGCCGCGACGGACGCGGCGCTGA